One segment of Acropora muricata isolate sample 2 chromosome 8, ASM3666990v1, whole genome shotgun sequence DNA contains the following:
- the LOC136927025 gene encoding uncharacterized protein isoform X3, giving the protein MEGLRYHHWAIKICHNSFSCTKGQFGKSARTRRLNSSLSRRNSLQNLQKNTLRTASNAATSQGNVVPVLARNSFPSKLPLPRHPTVGPLQNHPCVNKTTCSEGNETINGCQTSSAGQSVACTVSSVNLLMPCATQVTVTPRSGVSSVPPIHPSTDSLTDSLLDLTNSNTLCNDNNTSHSGGEHSVNHVPPSVIVIDETAREAQEAPNELELRSPKRKGAQPKKRVCESDPSSSSLSTVGDSPVKPDQQSVNQTVAMDITCTPNSLTPQSFLGTLLNTPLLQEKMAENINKIVCSTRSQIPSDELVGAFVTTTEASSEDLQVASNQGCGGDIPVKEIMDLMQADPAFDVLFSCFGLDALDALPSATEQIADQLPSVPVDGNTCIALDKSTSSQQAFDLQESSHHLNAPSSQPEVSSGFSAAPQPSNPQQNATSSSPTSDLHLSAANIVTDALLLLAGSPPKKTPTKPRSTEHCYSNAHASAESNSDSLPRVDESPPNRHRMDDKQPRVKSIENQPALITSTLPFVRALNFAAEKETVPKKRAPKKGSKKKSSPKQFINSNGQSETTKKAESNDAGQAVAKNLSRQSALPTSLEPSFPITSSVVNSIVTSTTSGINGQILPRQGPAVVTIPTSSSSSSPLLTVNSTHDLSPVDGNLGGPSFSPDTYGGVAPSPLLPSNHVPIVTTTGLAPNNTTSACSTSTTVDSTAIATSFRASKQHPSHNSSSFAPTFSSPYTALATSLAVSKAYSDVTSKSVFAASSGSVVASCVPTISCPATENLISHSTGICQAALSDHSTVDIIVPSKSCAEDPALSQGDRTFKASSGSTTSGFSDESLQLIQASSLLETLAQQCANDSVNSPTSREDAVPVSDGVVNTKGQSFNENSASCLNTTIAKDSSTISDENREGEGSSCANVMVQESECVEASLQNPQGNQSDCTSSLSVSDSYCRGHFKENSLTSRWHSPNNRESKAGGTSCSHTKRQRDVAQSQKKRKTKSLRPAKRLKTREEGINFPTDLNVEEFLATLRYEVQ; this is encoded by the exons ATGGAAGGACTTAGATACCATCATTGGGCAATTAAA ATATGCCACAATTCCTTCAGTTGCACCAAAGGCCAATTTGGGAAGTCAG CACGTACCAGACGTCTTAACAGTAGCCTTTCCCGAAGAAATTCATTACAAAACCTTCAGAAAAACACTTTAAGAACTGCCTCAAATGCAGCTACTTCACAAGGTAACGTGGTACCTGTCTTAGCAAGAAACTCTTTTCCATCAAAGTTGCCTTTGCCAAGACATCCTACTGTTGGGCCCTTGCAAAACCATCCCTGTGTCAACAAGACAACTTGCTCAGAAGGGAACGAGACTATTAATGGTTGCCAAACGTCAAGTGCTGGACAGTCTGTGGCATGCACTGTTTCATCTGTCAATCTTTTGATGCCATGTGCAACTCAAGTCACAGTCACCCCGAGAAGTGGTGTATCATCAGTACCTCCAATTCATCCATCGACAGATTCTCTAACAGATTCTCTGTTGGATCTCACAAATAGCAATACCCTATGCAATGACAATAACACAAGCCACAGTGGGGGAGAGCACTCTGTCAACCATGTGCCACCATCTGTGATAGTAATTGATGAAACAGCGAGAGAGGCTCAAGAAGCTCCAAATGAGTTAGAACTTCGATCACCAAAGAGAAAAGG AGCTCAACCCAAGAAAAGAGTTTGTGAAAGTGATCCTTCATCTTCCAG TTTGTCAACAGTTGGTGATTCCCCTGTCAAGCCAGATCAACAGTCTGTCAATCAAACTGTTGCCATGGATATCACTTGCACACCTAATTCATTAACTCCG CAATCCTTTCTGGGAACACTTCTAAACACTCCTTTGTTGCAAGAGAAAATGGCggaaaacatcaacaaaattGTCTGCAG CACAAGATCACAGATTCCCAGTGATGAACTTGTTGGTGCTTTTGTGACAACAACAGAGGCCAGCAGTGAGGATTTACAAGTAGCATCAAATCAG GGATGTGGAGGTGATATCCCTGTCAAAGAAATCATGGATTTGATGCAAGCAGATCCAGCATTTGATGTACTCTTCTCTTGTTTTGGACTTG ATGCATTGGATGCATTGCCATCTGCAACAGAGCAGATTGCAGATCAGTTGCCAAGCGTGCCTGTTGATGGCAATACATGCATCGCATTGGACAAATCCACATCCTCCCAGCAAGCATTTGACTTGCAAG aatcAAGCCACCACCTTAACGCACCGAGTTCTCAGCCTGAGGTCAGTAGTGGATTCAGTGCAGCACCTCAGCCATCAAACCCACAGCAGAACGCTACGAGTTCCTCACCCACGTCAGACCTACACTTATCAG CTGCCAATATTGTCACTGATGCCTTACTCTTACTTGCGGGAAGCCCTCCGAAGAAGACCCCGACAAAACCAAGATCCACAGAGCATTGTTATTCGAACGCGCATGCCTCAGCGGAATCAAATTCCGATTCACTGCCAAGGGTAGATGAATCTCCGCCTAATAGACATCGCATGGATGACAAGCAACCTCGTGTGAAGTCAATTGAAAATCAACCAGCTTTAATCACTTCAACCCTTCCGTTTGTCCGTGCACTCAATTTTGCAGCTGAAAAAGAAACCGTTCCGAAGAAAAGAGCTCCCAAGAAAGGCTCTAAGAAAAAGAGCAGCCCAAAGCAGTTTATCAACAGTAACGGACAAAGTGAAACTACTAAGAAAGCAGAATCCAATGATGCTGGACAAGCAGTAGCGAAGAACCTTTCGAGACAGTCTGCTTTACCAACATCTTTAGAGCCTTCTTTTCCTATCACAAGCAGCGTTGTTAACAGTATAGTTACCAGTACTACCAGTGGCATCAACGGGCAAATTCTTCCTCGCCAAGGACCTGCAGTTGTGACAATACCCACTAGCAGTTCCAGCTCATCCCCTCTTTTAACGGTCAATTCAACGCATGACCTCTCCCCTGTGGATGGTAATCTCGGTGGTCCTTCGTTTTCTCCCGACACTTATGGTGGAGTAGCACCTAGCCCTCTTTTGCCTTCCAATCATGTCCCCATAGTAACCACAACTGGGCTTGCTCCTAATAACACGACATCGGCGTGCTCGACCTCCACTACAGTTGATTCCACTGCAATTGCAACTTCGTTTCGTGCTTCTAAACAACATCCGTCTCATAATTCATCCAGTTTTGCTCCCACTTTCTCTTCACCCTACACCGCTTTAGCTACCAGCTTAGCCGTCTCCAAAGCGTACTCAGATGTTACAAGCAAAAGTGTCTTTGCTGCATCATCTGGCAGTGTTGTCGCGTCTTGCGTGCCGACGATTTCTTGCCCAGCAACAGAGAACCTAATATCTCACTCAACAGGGATTTGTCAAGCTGCATTAAGCGATCATTCTACAGTCGACATAATTGTTCCTTCAAAAAGTTGTGCTGAAGATCCTGCATTGAGTCAAGGCGACCGCACTTTTAAGGCGTCATCTGGATCAACTACCAGTGGATTTTCAGACGAATCTTTACAATTAATACAAGCTTCTAGTTTGTTGGAAACATTAGCTCAACAATGCGCAAATGATAGCGTAAATTCTCCTACATCTCGTGAGGATGCGGTGCCTGTTTCAGATGGTGTAGTAAATACCAAAGGTCAGTCATTCAACGAAAACTCTGCATCGTGTTTGAATACAACCATTGCAAAAGACAGTAGCACAATTTCAGACGAAAATCGTGAAGGTGAAGGATCATCTTGTGCGAATGTTATGGTGCAGGAATCGGAGTGTGTTGAAGCGAGTTTGCAGAATCCACAGGGAAACCAAAGCGATTGTACCTCTTCTTTATCAGTTTCAGATTCTTATTGCAGAGgccatttcaaagaaaattctctCACCAGTCGATGGCATTCACCGAATAATAGGGAGAGCAAGGCAGGAGGGACATCTTGCTCACATACGAAACGGCAGAGGGATGTTGCTCAGTCACAGAAG AAAAGGAAAACCAAGTCGTTACGACCAGCCAAG CGATTGAAAACCCGTGAAGAAGGGATAAATTTCCCGACGGACTTAAATGTGGAAGAATTTTTAGCCACTCTTCGTTATGAAGTTCAGTAA
- the LOC136927025 gene encoding uncharacterized protein isoform X2 codes for MIEGCIVAKLVLGYLTDEGFYRTCSAFQEECSLFENGKSKLDQVSLTADLKTILEDYSQLIETGKENGIPKSTAVLKSLWKDLDTIIGQLKYATIPSVAPKANLGSQATRTRRLNSSLSRRNSLQNLQKNTLRTASNAATSQGNVVPVLARNSFPSKLPLPRHPTVGPLQNHPCVNKTTCSEGNETINGCQTSSAGQSVACTVSSVNLLMPCATQVTVTPRSGVSSVPPIHPSTDSLTDSLLDLTNSNTLCNDNNTSHSGGEHSVNHVPPSVIVIDETAREAQEAPNELELRSPKRKGAQPKKRVCESDPSSSSLSTVGDSPVKPDQQSVNQTVAMDITCTPNSLTPQSFLGTLLNTPLLQEKMAENINKIVCSTRSQIPSDELVGAFVTTTEASSEDLQVASNQGCGGDIPVKEIMDLMQADPAFDVLFSCFGLDALDALPSATEQIADQLPSVPVDGNTCIALDKSTSSQQAFDLQESSHHLNAPSSQPEVSSGFSAAPQPSNPQQNATSSSPTSDLHLSAANIVTDALLLLAGSPPKKTPTKPRSTEHCYSNAHASAESNSDSLPRVDESPPNRHRMDDKQPRVKSIENQPALITSTLPFVRALNFAAEKETVPKKRAPKKGSKKKSSPKQFINSNGQSETTKKAESNDAGQAVAKNLSRQSALPTSLEPSFPITSSVVNSIVTSTTSGINGQILPRQGPAVVTIPTSSSSSSPLLTVNSTHDLSPVDGNLGGPSFSPDTYGGVAPSPLLPSNHVPIVTTTGLAPNNTTSACSTSTTVDSTAIATSFRASKQHPSHNSSSFAPTFSSPYTALATSLAVSKAYSDVTSKSVFAASSGSVVASCVPTISCPATENLISHSTGICQAALSDHSTVDIIVPSKSCAEDPALSQGDRTFKASSGSTTSGFSDESLQLIQASSLLETLAQQCANDSVNSPTSREDAVPVSDGVVNTKGQSFNENSASCLNTTIAKDSSTISDENREGEGSSCANVMVQESECVEASLQNPQGNQSDCTSSLSVSDSYCRGHFKENSLTSRWHSPNNRESKAGGTSCSHTKRQRDVAQSQKKRKTKSLRPAKRLKTREEGINFPTDLNVEEFLATLRYEVQ; via the exons gaaaagaaaatggcaTTCCTAAGAGTACAGCAGTTTTAAAATCATTATGGAAGGACTTAGATACCATCATTGGGCAATTAAA ATATGCCACAATTCCTTCAGTTGCACCAAAGGCCAATTTGGGAAGTCAGGCAA CACGTACCAGACGTCTTAACAGTAGCCTTTCCCGAAGAAATTCATTACAAAACCTTCAGAAAAACACTTTAAGAACTGCCTCAAATGCAGCTACTTCACAAGGTAACGTGGTACCTGTCTTAGCAAGAAACTCTTTTCCATCAAAGTTGCCTTTGCCAAGACATCCTACTGTTGGGCCCTTGCAAAACCATCCCTGTGTCAACAAGACAACTTGCTCAGAAGGGAACGAGACTATTAATGGTTGCCAAACGTCAAGTGCTGGACAGTCTGTGGCATGCACTGTTTCATCTGTCAATCTTTTGATGCCATGTGCAACTCAAGTCACAGTCACCCCGAGAAGTGGTGTATCATCAGTACCTCCAATTCATCCATCGACAGATTCTCTAACAGATTCTCTGTTGGATCTCACAAATAGCAATACCCTATGCAATGACAATAACACAAGCCACAGTGGGGGAGAGCACTCTGTCAACCATGTGCCACCATCTGTGATAGTAATTGATGAAACAGCGAGAGAGGCTCAAGAAGCTCCAAATGAGTTAGAACTTCGATCACCAAAGAGAAAAGG AGCTCAACCCAAGAAAAGAGTTTGTGAAAGTGATCCTTCATCTTCCAG TTTGTCAACAGTTGGTGATTCCCCTGTCAAGCCAGATCAACAGTCTGTCAATCAAACTGTTGCCATGGATATCACTTGCACACCTAATTCATTAACTCCG CAATCCTTTCTGGGAACACTTCTAAACACTCCTTTGTTGCAAGAGAAAATGGCggaaaacatcaacaaaattGTCTGCAG CACAAGATCACAGATTCCCAGTGATGAACTTGTTGGTGCTTTTGTGACAACAACAGAGGCCAGCAGTGAGGATTTACAAGTAGCATCAAATCAG GGATGTGGAGGTGATATCCCTGTCAAAGAAATCATGGATTTGATGCAAGCAGATCCAGCATTTGATGTACTCTTCTCTTGTTTTGGACTTG ATGCATTGGATGCATTGCCATCTGCAACAGAGCAGATTGCAGATCAGTTGCCAAGCGTGCCTGTTGATGGCAATACATGCATCGCATTGGACAAATCCACATCCTCCCAGCAAGCATTTGACTTGCAAG aatcAAGCCACCACCTTAACGCACCGAGTTCTCAGCCTGAGGTCAGTAGTGGATTCAGTGCAGCACCTCAGCCATCAAACCCACAGCAGAACGCTACGAGTTCCTCACCCACGTCAGACCTACACTTATCAG CTGCCAATATTGTCACTGATGCCTTACTCTTACTTGCGGGAAGCCCTCCGAAGAAGACCCCGACAAAACCAAGATCCACAGAGCATTGTTATTCGAACGCGCATGCCTCAGCGGAATCAAATTCCGATTCACTGCCAAGGGTAGATGAATCTCCGCCTAATAGACATCGCATGGATGACAAGCAACCTCGTGTGAAGTCAATTGAAAATCAACCAGCTTTAATCACTTCAACCCTTCCGTTTGTCCGTGCACTCAATTTTGCAGCTGAAAAAGAAACCGTTCCGAAGAAAAGAGCTCCCAAGAAAGGCTCTAAGAAAAAGAGCAGCCCAAAGCAGTTTATCAACAGTAACGGACAAAGTGAAACTACTAAGAAAGCAGAATCCAATGATGCTGGACAAGCAGTAGCGAAGAACCTTTCGAGACAGTCTGCTTTACCAACATCTTTAGAGCCTTCTTTTCCTATCACAAGCAGCGTTGTTAACAGTATAGTTACCAGTACTACCAGTGGCATCAACGGGCAAATTCTTCCTCGCCAAGGACCTGCAGTTGTGACAATACCCACTAGCAGTTCCAGCTCATCCCCTCTTTTAACGGTCAATTCAACGCATGACCTCTCCCCTGTGGATGGTAATCTCGGTGGTCCTTCGTTTTCTCCCGACACTTATGGTGGAGTAGCACCTAGCCCTCTTTTGCCTTCCAATCATGTCCCCATAGTAACCACAACTGGGCTTGCTCCTAATAACACGACATCGGCGTGCTCGACCTCCACTACAGTTGATTCCACTGCAATTGCAACTTCGTTTCGTGCTTCTAAACAACATCCGTCTCATAATTCATCCAGTTTTGCTCCCACTTTCTCTTCACCCTACACCGCTTTAGCTACCAGCTTAGCCGTCTCCAAAGCGTACTCAGATGTTACAAGCAAAAGTGTCTTTGCTGCATCATCTGGCAGTGTTGTCGCGTCTTGCGTGCCGACGATTTCTTGCCCAGCAACAGAGAACCTAATATCTCACTCAACAGGGATTTGTCAAGCTGCATTAAGCGATCATTCTACAGTCGACATAATTGTTCCTTCAAAAAGTTGTGCTGAAGATCCTGCATTGAGTCAAGGCGACCGCACTTTTAAGGCGTCATCTGGATCAACTACCAGTGGATTTTCAGACGAATCTTTACAATTAATACAAGCTTCTAGTTTGTTGGAAACATTAGCTCAACAATGCGCAAATGATAGCGTAAATTCTCCTACATCTCGTGAGGATGCGGTGCCTGTTTCAGATGGTGTAGTAAATACCAAAGGTCAGTCATTCAACGAAAACTCTGCATCGTGTTTGAATACAACCATTGCAAAAGACAGTAGCACAATTTCAGACGAAAATCGTGAAGGTGAAGGATCATCTTGTGCGAATGTTATGGTGCAGGAATCGGAGTGTGTTGAAGCGAGTTTGCAGAATCCACAGGGAAACCAAAGCGATTGTACCTCTTCTTTATCAGTTTCAGATTCTTATTGCAGAGgccatttcaaagaaaattctctCACCAGTCGATGGCATTCACCGAATAATAGGGAGAGCAAGGCAGGAGGGACATCTTGCTCACATACGAAACGGCAGAGGGATGTTGCTCAGTCACAGAAG AAAAGGAAAACCAAGTCGTTACGACCAGCCAAG CGATTGAAAACCCGTGAAGAAGGGATAAATTTCCCGACGGACTTAAATGTGGAAGAATTTTTAGCCACTCTTCGTTATGAAGTTCAGTAA
- the LOC136927025 gene encoding uncharacterized protein isoform X1: MEPKFYVFGTWFLERPISIGYLTDEGFYRTCSAFQEECSLFENGKSKLDQVSLTADLKTILEDYSQLIETGKENGIPKSTAVLKSLWKDLDTIIGQLKYATIPSVAPKANLGSQATRTRRLNSSLSRRNSLQNLQKNTLRTASNAATSQGNVVPVLARNSFPSKLPLPRHPTVGPLQNHPCVNKTTCSEGNETINGCQTSSAGQSVACTVSSVNLLMPCATQVTVTPRSGVSSVPPIHPSTDSLTDSLLDLTNSNTLCNDNNTSHSGGEHSVNHVPPSVIVIDETAREAQEAPNELELRSPKRKGAQPKKRVCESDPSSSSLSTVGDSPVKPDQQSVNQTVAMDITCTPNSLTPQSFLGTLLNTPLLQEKMAENINKIVCSTRSQIPSDELVGAFVTTTEASSEDLQVASNQGCGGDIPVKEIMDLMQADPAFDVLFSCFGLDALDALPSATEQIADQLPSVPVDGNTCIALDKSTSSQQAFDLQESSHHLNAPSSQPEVSSGFSAAPQPSNPQQNATSSSPTSDLHLSAANIVTDALLLLAGSPPKKTPTKPRSTEHCYSNAHASAESNSDSLPRVDESPPNRHRMDDKQPRVKSIENQPALITSTLPFVRALNFAAEKETVPKKRAPKKGSKKKSSPKQFINSNGQSETTKKAESNDAGQAVAKNLSRQSALPTSLEPSFPITSSVVNSIVTSTTSGINGQILPRQGPAVVTIPTSSSSSSPLLTVNSTHDLSPVDGNLGGPSFSPDTYGGVAPSPLLPSNHVPIVTTTGLAPNNTTSACSTSTTVDSTAIATSFRASKQHPSHNSSSFAPTFSSPYTALATSLAVSKAYSDVTSKSVFAASSGSVVASCVPTISCPATENLISHSTGICQAALSDHSTVDIIVPSKSCAEDPALSQGDRTFKASSGSTTSGFSDESLQLIQASSLLETLAQQCANDSVNSPTSREDAVPVSDGVVNTKGQSFNENSASCLNTTIAKDSSTISDENREGEGSSCANVMVQESECVEASLQNPQGNQSDCTSSLSVSDSYCRGHFKENSLTSRWHSPNNRESKAGGTSCSHTKRQRDVAQSQKKRKTKSLRPAKRLKTREEGINFPTDLNVEEFLATLRYEVQ; this comes from the exons gaaaagaaaatggcaTTCCTAAGAGTACAGCAGTTTTAAAATCATTATGGAAGGACTTAGATACCATCATTGGGCAATTAAA ATATGCCACAATTCCTTCAGTTGCACCAAAGGCCAATTTGGGAAGTCAGGCAA CACGTACCAGACGTCTTAACAGTAGCCTTTCCCGAAGAAATTCATTACAAAACCTTCAGAAAAACACTTTAAGAACTGCCTCAAATGCAGCTACTTCACAAGGTAACGTGGTACCTGTCTTAGCAAGAAACTCTTTTCCATCAAAGTTGCCTTTGCCAAGACATCCTACTGTTGGGCCCTTGCAAAACCATCCCTGTGTCAACAAGACAACTTGCTCAGAAGGGAACGAGACTATTAATGGTTGCCAAACGTCAAGTGCTGGACAGTCTGTGGCATGCACTGTTTCATCTGTCAATCTTTTGATGCCATGTGCAACTCAAGTCACAGTCACCCCGAGAAGTGGTGTATCATCAGTACCTCCAATTCATCCATCGACAGATTCTCTAACAGATTCTCTGTTGGATCTCACAAATAGCAATACCCTATGCAATGACAATAACACAAGCCACAGTGGGGGAGAGCACTCTGTCAACCATGTGCCACCATCTGTGATAGTAATTGATGAAACAGCGAGAGAGGCTCAAGAAGCTCCAAATGAGTTAGAACTTCGATCACCAAAGAGAAAAGG AGCTCAACCCAAGAAAAGAGTTTGTGAAAGTGATCCTTCATCTTCCAG TTTGTCAACAGTTGGTGATTCCCCTGTCAAGCCAGATCAACAGTCTGTCAATCAAACTGTTGCCATGGATATCACTTGCACACCTAATTCATTAACTCCG CAATCCTTTCTGGGAACACTTCTAAACACTCCTTTGTTGCAAGAGAAAATGGCggaaaacatcaacaaaattGTCTGCAG CACAAGATCACAGATTCCCAGTGATGAACTTGTTGGTGCTTTTGTGACAACAACAGAGGCCAGCAGTGAGGATTTACAAGTAGCATCAAATCAG GGATGTGGAGGTGATATCCCTGTCAAAGAAATCATGGATTTGATGCAAGCAGATCCAGCATTTGATGTACTCTTCTCTTGTTTTGGACTTG ATGCATTGGATGCATTGCCATCTGCAACAGAGCAGATTGCAGATCAGTTGCCAAGCGTGCCTGTTGATGGCAATACATGCATCGCATTGGACAAATCCACATCCTCCCAGCAAGCATTTGACTTGCAAG aatcAAGCCACCACCTTAACGCACCGAGTTCTCAGCCTGAGGTCAGTAGTGGATTCAGTGCAGCACCTCAGCCATCAAACCCACAGCAGAACGCTACGAGTTCCTCACCCACGTCAGACCTACACTTATCAG CTGCCAATATTGTCACTGATGCCTTACTCTTACTTGCGGGAAGCCCTCCGAAGAAGACCCCGACAAAACCAAGATCCACAGAGCATTGTTATTCGAACGCGCATGCCTCAGCGGAATCAAATTCCGATTCACTGCCAAGGGTAGATGAATCTCCGCCTAATAGACATCGCATGGATGACAAGCAACCTCGTGTGAAGTCAATTGAAAATCAACCAGCTTTAATCACTTCAACCCTTCCGTTTGTCCGTGCACTCAATTTTGCAGCTGAAAAAGAAACCGTTCCGAAGAAAAGAGCTCCCAAGAAAGGCTCTAAGAAAAAGAGCAGCCCAAAGCAGTTTATCAACAGTAACGGACAAAGTGAAACTACTAAGAAAGCAGAATCCAATGATGCTGGACAAGCAGTAGCGAAGAACCTTTCGAGACAGTCTGCTTTACCAACATCTTTAGAGCCTTCTTTTCCTATCACAAGCAGCGTTGTTAACAGTATAGTTACCAGTACTACCAGTGGCATCAACGGGCAAATTCTTCCTCGCCAAGGACCTGCAGTTGTGACAATACCCACTAGCAGTTCCAGCTCATCCCCTCTTTTAACGGTCAATTCAACGCATGACCTCTCCCCTGTGGATGGTAATCTCGGTGGTCCTTCGTTTTCTCCCGACACTTATGGTGGAGTAGCACCTAGCCCTCTTTTGCCTTCCAATCATGTCCCCATAGTAACCACAACTGGGCTTGCTCCTAATAACACGACATCGGCGTGCTCGACCTCCACTACAGTTGATTCCACTGCAATTGCAACTTCGTTTCGTGCTTCTAAACAACATCCGTCTCATAATTCATCCAGTTTTGCTCCCACTTTCTCTTCACCCTACACCGCTTTAGCTACCAGCTTAGCCGTCTCCAAAGCGTACTCAGATGTTACAAGCAAAAGTGTCTTTGCTGCATCATCTGGCAGTGTTGTCGCGTCTTGCGTGCCGACGATTTCTTGCCCAGCAACAGAGAACCTAATATCTCACTCAACAGGGATTTGTCAAGCTGCATTAAGCGATCATTCTACAGTCGACATAATTGTTCCTTCAAAAAGTTGTGCTGAAGATCCTGCATTGAGTCAAGGCGACCGCACTTTTAAGGCGTCATCTGGATCAACTACCAGTGGATTTTCAGACGAATCTTTACAATTAATACAAGCTTCTAGTTTGTTGGAAACATTAGCTCAACAATGCGCAAATGATAGCGTAAATTCTCCTACATCTCGTGAGGATGCGGTGCCTGTTTCAGATGGTGTAGTAAATACCAAAGGTCAGTCATTCAACGAAAACTCTGCATCGTGTTTGAATACAACCATTGCAAAAGACAGTAGCACAATTTCAGACGAAAATCGTGAAGGTGAAGGATCATCTTGTGCGAATGTTATGGTGCAGGAATCGGAGTGTGTTGAAGCGAGTTTGCAGAATCCACAGGGAAACCAAAGCGATTGTACCTCTTCTTTATCAGTTTCAGATTCTTATTGCAGAGgccatttcaaagaaaattctctCACCAGTCGATGGCATTCACCGAATAATAGGGAGAGCAAGGCAGGAGGGACATCTTGCTCACATACGAAACGGCAGAGGGATGTTGCTCAGTCACAGAAG AAAAGGAAAACCAAGTCGTTACGACCAGCCAAG CGATTGAAAACCCGTGAAGAAGGGATAAATTTCCCGACGGACTTAAATGTGGAAGAATTTTTAGCCACTCTTCGTTATGAAGTTCAGTAA